From Rudanella lutea DSM 19387, a single genomic window includes:
- a CDS encoding SRPBCC family protein, giving the protein MAKKHKQSKAKLPAMAQVEPIPSGSSKINVGDSERVLSVAGGALLATIGIRQGGFGGILLAVLGSTIAYRGVSGYCPVSDMMGRDTSEAKTQTDVIEIAQVVTINKPRAEVYQYWRQLENLPTFMTHLQSVTQIDEKRSHWVAPVPGTEKFESFGNIEWDAEITEEVENSRLVWRSVPGASIDNAGEVRFTDAPQGRGTELHAVIKYRPPQGVIGELVSKLLNPAFKSMVEADIRRFKRLLETNSVPV; this is encoded by the coding sequence ATGGCAAAGAAACACAAGCAGTCGAAAGCCAAACTGCCGGCGATGGCGCAAGTAGAGCCCATTCCGAGCGGATCGAGTAAGATTAACGTGGGCGATAGCGAACGGGTCCTGTCGGTGGCAGGTGGTGCTTTATTGGCTACCATCGGTATCCGGCAGGGCGGTTTTGGTGGCATTTTACTGGCCGTACTGGGCAGCACCATTGCGTACCGGGGCGTGTCGGGGTATTGCCCGGTCAGTGATATGATGGGCCGCGACACCTCGGAAGCCAAAACCCAAACCGACGTAATCGAGATAGCCCAGGTTGTGACAATCAACAAGCCCCGCGCAGAGGTGTACCAATACTGGCGGCAGCTCGAAAACCTGCCTACGTTCATGACGCACCTTCAGTCGGTCACACAGATCGACGAAAAGCGGTCGCATTGGGTAGCGCCGGTTCCGGGTACCGAAAAATTCGAAAGCTTCGGCAACATCGAATGGGATGCCGAGATTACGGAGGAAGTAGAAAATAGCCGATTGGTGTGGCGGTCGGTGCCGGGCGCGAGCATCGACAACGCGGGGGAGGTTCGTTTCACCGATGCCCCACAGGGACGAGGCACCGAACTGCACGCTGTAATCAAGTACCGGCCACCACAGGGTGTCATTGGTGAGTTGGTCTCCAAACTCCTCAACCCGGCCTTCAAAAGTATGGTCGAAGCCGACATCCGCCGATTCAAACGACTCCTCGAAACGAATAGTGTACCGGTTTAA
- a CDS encoding complex I subunit 4 family protein, which translates to MLLSLLIFLPLIGALVIALLPDTLRSQFRLIALGVTVAELLVSGLAYAAFDPTNPGYQLLQQSDWITLALGSIGSVSIDYLVGIDGISLPLVILSAVVMLVGVVSSWNIGERQRAYFSLYLLLTGTVMGCFVALDFFLFFLFFEFMLLPMYFLIGLWGGPRREYASIKFFLYTLLGSVLILLVMIGLSMSVMDPVSTALATGLINSPELADTNIIRLIQAQLANGQIDPAQIVHTFDFRYLSDGGNYLPSAFLSLSGETLPLGMPARMLAFWAVFIGFAIKLPIVPLHTWLPDAHVEAPTPVSVVLAGVLLKIGGYGFLRIAWGFFPDGGAEYARVLAGLGVLSIIYGGLNALAQNDVKKMIAYSSVSHMGFVLLGVAALTPEGINGAIYQMVSHGVLSAMLFLIAGVVYDRTHDRRIDSYRGLNKAMPQYATLTTVAFFGSLGLPGFSGFVGELFTLMGSMQSAWLPGWFTAAATLGIALAAGYFLWTLQRMFFGPYWSRHEATTLPDLTPRERLLLIPLGLLALVLGLFPNLIFNLTHASVSEWLKRFLVS; encoded by the coding sequence ATGCTGCTCTCTTTACTGATATTTCTTCCGCTGATTGGTGCGCTGGTCATTGCACTCCTGCCCGACACCCTGCGTTCGCAGTTCCGACTGATTGCGCTGGGCGTAACCGTGGCCGAACTCCTCGTCAGCGGGCTGGCTTACGCGGCCTTCGACCCGACCAACCCCGGCTATCAGTTACTCCAGCAAAGCGACTGGATTACCCTTGCATTGGGTAGTATCGGCTCGGTTTCTATTGATTATCTGGTTGGCATCGACGGTATCAGCCTGCCGCTGGTGATTCTGTCGGCGGTGGTTATGCTGGTGGGGGTGGTGTCGTCGTGGAACATCGGCGAGCGGCAACGGGCGTACTTTTCGCTGTATCTGCTCCTGACCGGCACCGTGATGGGCTGTTTTGTGGCCCTCGATTTCTTCCTGTTTTTCCTGTTCTTCGAGTTCATGCTGCTACCCATGTACTTCCTCATCGGGTTGTGGGGCGGCCCCCGGCGCGAATACGCCAGTATCAAGTTTTTTCTGTACACCCTGCTCGGCTCGGTGCTCATTCTGCTGGTGATGATTGGGTTGTCGATGTCGGTCATGGACCCGGTGAGTACGGCCCTGGCCACGGGCCTCATCAACAGCCCCGAACTAGCCGACACGAACATAATCCGGCTCATTCAGGCCCAACTGGCCAACGGGCAGATTGACCCTGCTCAGATTGTGCATACGTTTGATTTTCGGTACCTGAGCGATGGCGGCAACTACCTGCCGAGTGCGTTTTTGAGTCTTTCGGGCGAAACCCTGCCGCTCGGTATGCCCGCCCGGATGCTCGCTTTCTGGGCCGTTTTTATCGGGTTTGCCATCAAACTCCCCATTGTTCCGCTACACACCTGGCTACCCGACGCCCACGTTGAAGCCCCCACGCCCGTATCGGTGGTGCTGGCGGGGGTGCTGCTCAAAATTGGGGGCTACGGCTTTCTGCGGATTGCCTGGGGCTTTTTTCCCGATGGCGGGGCCGAGTACGCCCGCGTACTGGCGGGACTGGGCGTACTGTCGATCATCTACGGCGGCCTGAATGCCCTCGCGCAAAACGACGTGAAGAAAATGATTGCCTACTCGTCGGTTTCGCACATGGGTTTTGTGTTGCTGGGGGTAGCCGCACTCACGCCCGAAGGCATCAACGGGGCCATTTACCAGATGGTGAGCCACGGGGTACTGTCGGCTATGCTGTTTCTAATTGCTGGGGTGGTGTACGACCGCACCCACGACCGGCGCATCGATTCGTACCGGGGTCTTAACAAAGCCATGCCGCAATACGCCACGCTGACAACCGTCGCCTTTTTCGGGTCGCTGGGCTTGCCGGGGTTTTCGGGGTTTGTGGGTGAGCTGTTTACCCTGATGGGCAGTATGCAGTCGGCCTGGTTGCCGGGCTGGTTTACGGCTGCGGCTACGCTGGGTATTGCTCTGGCGGCTGGGTATTTTCTCTGGACGCTCCAACGCATGTTTTTCGGGCCGTACTGGAGCCGGCACGAGGCCACTACTCTCCCCGACCTAACCCCCCGCGAGCGACTGCTGCTGATACCACTCGGTTTGCTGGCATTGGTGCTGGGGCTGTTTCCCAACCTGATTTTCAACCTGACCCATGCGTCGGTGAGCGAGTGGCTCAAGCGGTTTCTGGTTAGCTGA
- a CDS encoding lytic transglycosylase domain-containing protein, producing MIKNVLATVTFTLFLAFPLLAQMTADVAFCGESLPDHLPAVKQRWFRILNRQAAQPTHLTTLKRRASVVFPVIDPIIASYGIPADFKFLPLLESAAVNRAVSRRGAAGFWQIMPETGRILGLRVGKGRDERYDLLKATHAACRYIKQLHAQLGSWMLVAAAYNAGPNYIQQLRKRYPDQHPMAMPYRAAETQAYVYQAMAIKELLTRPLQYRQYFSEHILAQLSKTGTDEVTTQEREAILASYTTPEAFVVENLTASVAPKPVEEVTLITDIDIDEEAVAGAPVIEVGASNGTEVGLAQAGPRLFTRRLGEESLTEGKMVLFEVVRPSEVNGQKVSVGDMLYAYVDMIEPTTGRVFLHTDRLVVAETQASINLRLVAVEKPKQPGVTLPPVSELASGWRLEWEKI from the coding sequence ATGATTAAAAACGTACTCGCAACCGTAACCTTCACCTTATTTCTCGCCTTTCCTCTGCTGGCCCAAATGACGGCCGACGTCGCGTTTTGTGGCGAATCATTGCCCGATCATCTGCCCGCTGTGAAGCAACGCTGGTTTCGGATTCTGAACCGGCAAGCCGCTCAGCCTACTCACCTGACCACCCTCAAGCGCCGGGCTTCGGTGGTATTTCCGGTTATCGACCCAATCATTGCCAGCTACGGTATTCCGGCCGACTTTAAGTTTCTGCCCCTGCTTGAGAGTGCGGCCGTCAACCGGGCGGTGTCGCGCCGGGGAGCTGCGGGTTTCTGGCAAATCATGCCCGAAACCGGGCGGATACTGGGGCTTCGGGTAGGCAAAGGTCGCGACGAGCGGTACGATCTGCTGAAAGCTACCCACGCAGCCTGCCGGTACATAAAGCAGTTGCACGCGCAGCTGGGCTCCTGGATGCTGGTGGCTGCGGCCTACAATGCCGGGCCCAACTACATTCAACAGCTTCGGAAACGTTACCCCGATCAGCACCCGATGGCGATGCCGTACCGCGCGGCCGAAACGCAGGCGTACGTGTATCAGGCAATGGCCATCAAAGAGTTGCTTACCCGACCGTTGCAGTATCGTCAGTATTTCAGTGAGCATATTCTGGCTCAGTTGAGTAAGACCGGGACGGACGAGGTAACGACGCAGGAACGTGAGGCTATTCTGGCTTCGTACACCACGCCCGAAGCCTTTGTGGTCGAAAACCTGACGGCCTCGGTGGCTCCGAAGCCGGTTGAAGAAGTGACGCTCATTACCGATATCGACATTGATGAGGAGGCCGTGGCCGGTGCGCCGGTGATTGAAGTAGGAGCTTCTAACGGCACCGAGGTCGGGCTAGCCCAGGCCGGGCCGCGCCTGTTTACCCGTCGATTGGGCGAGGAATCGCTGACGGAGGGTAAAATGGTTCTATTTGAAGTGGTACGCCCAAGCGAAGTAAACGGACAGAAGGTATCCGTGGGCGATATGCTCTATGCCTACGTCGACATGATAGAGCCAACTACGGGCCGGGTGTTTCTGCACACCGACCGGCTTGTGGTAGCCGAAACGCAGGCGTCTATCAACCTGAGACTGGTGGCTGTTGAGAAACCAAAGCAGCCCGGCGTAACCTTGCCCCCTGTTTCCGAGCTCGCCAGCGGCTGGCGGCTCGAATGGGAGAAGATATAA
- a CDS encoding TonB-dependent receptor, whose amino-acid sequence MKHVFSVLLWLISLGAFAQQPELRGQVIDATTNSPLPGATVQATGNRGAAANEEGQFTLRVGAGETITVSSVGYTTQRVVVPAGGSLTVALQPGENLLENVVVVGSRSSSRTVLNSAVPVDVLPVGTLQRTLPQNDLNQLMTYVAPSFQSNRQSSSDGTEHIDPASLRGLGPDQTLVLVNGKRRHTTSLLNNQGTFGNGTVGTDLNAIPVSAIERIEVLRDGASAQYGSDAIAGVINIVLKKNTNALEQQLTGGITKVGDGKLLRYNANYGTGLGTKGGFLNVSLEAYTREATSRTQNHNLLLFDQSAQGNFFAYDFTDNPAASRAIDDQILAQRGLTRDDFNFHVGDAGIKNANLFANLSLPLANGKGEFYAFGGYNYRRGEGYGFRRLPSSSNQMVYSIFPNGFQPNTLSDIQDRSIAAGLRYRLGEWQMDLSNTLGNNRFDYGVSNTVNASLQQRSPTEFKAGGHAFTQNTVNLDFSRYLKGVANGLNLALGAEFRAEQYRIRAGQEESWRNYGLQTAPNGEVTNPSGLAGGAQSFIGFSPANAGTFGRQNIALYADTELDLTSRWLVSAAGRFENYTDFGSTFNYKLASRYTVTDGFNLRGAFSTGFRAPSLHQQHFSYVSTTILSNGRLGNTGFFTNDSPLAQALGVPKLAQETSRNLSLGFTLRPSSQFSLSVDAYRIRVENRIVLTGLFGFDPFGEPVPAIQNLLLPFEASGARFFANAINTTTQGIDVVATYQNTLGKGRFNATLSANLNRTLADDQFNVPARLEGQEDVFFSPNERGLIETVNPRQKVNLLLTYSLGRFSATLANIYFGEVTRNGFPFGPVQTFGGKVVTDVSVSYNLLKNLTLTAGANNLLNVYPDAQAYGNSYFGVFKYAPVQMGMNGASYFVRITSVLGK is encoded by the coding sequence ATGAAGCACGTATTCTCCGTTCTTTTATGGCTTATCTCGCTGGGAGCGTTTGCCCAGCAACCCGAACTCCGGGGCCAGGTAATCGACGCCACCACCAACTCACCCCTGCCCGGTGCTACTGTTCAGGCCACCGGCAACCGGGGCGCAGCCGCCAATGAGGAGGGGCAGTTTACCCTCCGCGTGGGCGCGGGCGAAACCATCACCGTATCGAGCGTGGGCTACACTACCCAGCGCGTAGTGGTACCGGCCGGTGGCTCCCTCACCGTTGCCCTGCAACCGGGCGAAAACCTCCTCGAAAACGTGGTGGTGGTCGGGTCGCGGAGTAGCTCACGCACGGTGCTCAACTCGGCCGTTCCGGTCGATGTGCTGCCTGTGGGAACGTTGCAGCGCACCCTGCCCCAAAACGACCTGAACCAGCTGATGACCTACGTGGCCCCGTCGTTCCAGTCGAACCGGCAGTCGTCGTCCGATGGTACCGAACACATCGACCCCGCTTCTTTGCGCGGCCTCGGCCCCGATCAGACCCTCGTGCTGGTCAACGGCAAACGGCGGCATACCACCTCACTGCTCAACAATCAGGGCACGTTTGGCAACGGCACCGTGGGCACCGACCTCAACGCCATTCCGGTTTCGGCCATTGAGCGTATCGAGGTTCTCCGCGACGGGGCTTCGGCGCAGTACGGCTCCGACGCCATTGCGGGGGTTATCAACATTGTACTGAAGAAAAACACCAACGCGCTGGAGCAACAGCTCACGGGCGGCATCACCAAAGTAGGCGATGGCAAACTGCTGCGCTACAACGCCAACTACGGTACGGGACTGGGCACTAAAGGCGGCTTCCTGAACGTCTCACTCGAAGCGTACACCCGCGAAGCCACCAGCCGGACCCAAAACCATAACCTGCTGCTGTTCGATCAGTCGGCGCAGGGCAACTTCTTCGCCTACGATTTTACCGACAACCCGGCGGCCTCGCGCGCTATCGACGATCAGATTCTGGCGCAACGGGGCCTGACCCGCGACGATTTCAACTTCCACGTGGGCGACGCGGGCATTAAAAATGCCAACCTGTTTGCCAACCTGAGCCTACCCTTGGCCAACGGGAAAGGCGAGTTTTACGCCTTCGGGGGGTACAACTACCGGCGTGGAGAGGGCTACGGATTCCGGCGGCTGCCCAGCTCATCGAACCAGATGGTTTATTCCATTTTCCCGAATGGCTTTCAGCCCAACACCCTTTCCGATATTCAGGACCGATCTATCGCGGCTGGCCTGCGGTACCGGCTGGGCGAGTGGCAGATGGACCTGAGCAATACCCTCGGCAACAACCGGTTCGACTACGGGGTGAGCAATACCGTGAATGCATCGTTGCAGCAGCGCTCTCCAACGGAGTTTAAGGCTGGGGGCCATGCCTTCACCCAAAACACGGTCAACCTCGACTTTTCGCGGTATCTGAAAGGAGTGGCCAATGGCCTGAACCTCGCGCTGGGGGCTGAGTTCCGGGCCGAGCAGTACCGAATCCGGGCGGGGCAGGAAGAAAGCTGGCGCAATTACGGGCTGCAAACCGCGCCCAACGGCGAAGTGACCAACCCCTCAGGGCTGGCGGGCGGAGCGCAGTCGTTTATCGGTTTCTCACCCGCCAATGCCGGTACGTTTGGTCGGCAAAACATAGCCCTTTACGCCGACACCGAGCTCGACCTGACCAGCCGTTGGCTGGTGAGCGCGGCTGGCCGGTTCGAGAACTACACCGACTTTGGGAGTACGTTCAACTACAAACTGGCGTCGCGGTACACCGTTACCGACGGGTTTAACCTGCGCGGAGCTTTCAGCACAGGATTCCGGGCCCCCAGCCTGCACCAGCAGCATTTTAGCTACGTGAGCACCACCATTCTGAGCAATGGCCGACTGGGCAATACGGGCTTTTTCACCAACGACTCCCCACTGGCGCAGGCCCTCGGCGTGCCCAAACTCGCGCAGGAAACCTCGCGTAACCTGAGCCTCGGCTTCACCTTACGACCGAGCAGCCAATTCAGTCTGTCGGTGGATGCGTACCGGATTCGGGTCGAAAACCGGATCGTACTGACGGGTCTGTTCGGCTTCGATCCGTTTGGCGAGCCTGTACCGGCCATTCAGAACCTGCTGTTACCGTTTGAAGCGAGCGGAGCCCGGTTCTTTGCCAACGCCATCAACACCACCACGCAGGGCATCGATGTGGTAGCCACTTACCAGAACACCCTCGGCAAAGGTCGTTTCAACGCCACGCTGTCGGCCAACCTGAACCGCACCTTAGCCGACGATCAGTTCAACGTACCGGCCCGGCTCGAGGGGCAGGAAGATGTCTTTTTCAGCCCCAACGAACGCGGCCTGATTGAAACCGTAAACCCACGCCAGAAAGTAAACCTTCTGCTGACGTACTCCCTCGGCCGGTTCAGCGCTACGCTGGCAAACATCTATTTCGGCGAGGTAACCCGCAACGGCTTCCCGTTTGGCCCCGTTCAGACGTTTGGCGGCAAGGTGGTTACCGATGTGTCGGTGTCGTATAACCTACTCAAGAACCTTACCCTCACGGCGGGGGCCAACAACCTGCTCAATGTGTACCCCGATGCACAGGCCTACGGCAACAGTTACTTTGGCGTGTTCAAATATGCCCCGGTGCAAATGGGCATGAACGGGGCTTCGTACTTCGTTCGGATCACGTCGGTACTGGGTAAATAA
- a CDS encoding type II toxin-antitoxin system RelE family toxin: MDSGIEPKHYTVQFDETALSDLKSLPKQAQAQILKAAKKLVQLARPSGSRQLKGYEKLYRLRTGDYRIIYAIENDILTVLIVAIGDRKQVYEDLSRRINR; this comes from the coding sequence ATGGATTCCGGTATTGAACCAAAACACTACACCGTACAATTTGATGAAACGGCTCTGAGCGACCTGAAATCCCTACCCAAACAGGCGCAAGCGCAAATTTTGAAAGCAGCAAAGAAACTAGTACAACTGGCAAGACCAAGCGGCTCCAGACAGTTGAAGGGATACGAGAAGCTGTACCGACTACGTACCGGGGATTACCGGATTATTTACGCGATTGAGAATGATATTCTTACGGTTCTAATCGTTGCCATTGGAGATAGAAAGCAGGTCTACGAAGACCTCTCACGGCGCATTAACAGATAA
- a CDS encoding DUF6134 family protein gives MRLLFVSLMLLANLASAQPETHRYAIEIAGARVGTMTATRQTQGATTQYTIISDVLVNLLVYKVKIYYKTVCQYQGNKLLSAVVEAKTNRGDFASSTVWNGDHYDIKANQYKYERQARQTAPIDYSVANLYFSEPVGRNRVFAEYFGDYFLMSKTPKGTYRAQFDDREDEYIYEGGRLTRIIKKNAIKNFVIRLLE, from the coding sequence ATGCGTCTTCTTTTTGTCTCCCTTATGCTGTTGGCCAATCTGGCCAGCGCCCAGCCCGAAACCCATCGGTACGCCATCGAAATTGCGGGAGCCCGCGTAGGCACCATGACCGCTACCCGCCAGACTCAGGGAGCCACCACGCAATACACCATTATCAGCGATGTGCTCGTAAATCTGCTGGTGTACAAGGTTAAAATCTATTACAAAACGGTGTGCCAGTACCAGGGAAATAAGCTCCTGTCGGCGGTGGTAGAAGCCAAAACGAACCGGGGCGATTTTGCCTCCAGCACCGTCTGGAACGGCGATCATTACGACATCAAAGCGAATCAGTACAAGTACGAACGGCAGGCTCGCCAGACCGCACCCATTGATTATTCGGTTGCTAATCTGTACTTTAGCGAACCGGTTGGGCGTAATCGGGTGTTCGCGGAGTATTTTGGCGACTATTTTTTGATGAGCAAAACCCCCAAAGGTACCTACCGGGCGCAGTTCGATGACCGGGAAGATGAGTACATTTACGAAGGGGGACGCCTGACGCGGATTATTAAGAAGAACGCCATTAAAAATTTTGTAATACGGCTGTTGGAGTAG
- a CDS encoding APC family permease: protein MAQPLLADEKTEFKRSLGLTDSTLIVSGSMIGSGIFIVSADMARNLGSSGWLLMLWVMTGVLTVSAALSYGELAGMMPKAGGQYVYIGRAYGKLLGFVYGWTVFTVIQTGTIAAVAVAFTKFTAVFIPALNPELAFFTMGKIKISLGSLYAIGSLVFLTWLNNQGVQSGKVIQNIFTSAKLVALFGVILLGIGVGLSDGTLSANFQNAWAASSTSPDGSVVPLAGMALLLAFGVSMIGSLFSADAWNNVTFIAGEIKNPRRNIPLALFFGTLIVTVIYALANVAYLSMLPLKGSPEAADVLGRGIQFAEYDRVATAAVSTIFGDVAVAIMAVLIMISTFGCNNGLILAGARLYYAMAKDGLFIKQAATLNKNSVPSTALWLQCLWASLLCLSGTYGDLLDYCTFTSLLFYIVTIGGLFILRRKEPEAERPYRAFGYPLVPALYIIAGTAICVILLMEKTFNTGMGLLIAGLGVPVFYFTQRRKN, encoded by the coding sequence ATGGCACAACCCCTACTTGCAGACGAAAAAACTGAGTTTAAGCGTTCACTCGGCCTCACCGATTCCACGCTGATTGTATCCGGCTCCATGATTGGGTCCGGTATTTTTATTGTTTCGGCCGATATGGCCCGCAACCTCGGGTCGTCGGGCTGGTTACTTATGCTCTGGGTCATGACGGGCGTGCTGACCGTTTCGGCCGCTCTCAGCTATGGCGAACTGGCCGGTATGATGCCTAAAGCCGGTGGGCAGTACGTGTACATTGGGCGAGCCTATGGCAAGCTACTTGGCTTTGTGTACGGCTGGACGGTGTTTACCGTGATTCAGACCGGCACCATTGCCGCCGTGGCCGTGGCGTTCACGAAGTTTACAGCAGTGTTTATTCCGGCCCTCAACCCCGAACTGGCGTTTTTCACAATGGGAAAAATCAAGATCTCGCTGGGGTCGTTGTACGCCATCGGGAGCCTTGTTTTCCTGACCTGGCTCAACAACCAGGGTGTGCAAAGCGGCAAAGTGATTCAGAACATATTTACTTCGGCCAAGCTGGTGGCCCTGTTTGGGGTTATTCTGCTGGGTATTGGCGTAGGCCTGAGCGACGGCACCCTGTCGGCCAATTTCCAGAATGCCTGGGCCGCCAGCAGCACCAGTCCCGATGGGTCGGTGGTGCCGCTGGCAGGCATGGCCCTCTTGCTGGCGTTTGGGGTGTCGATGATTGGCTCCCTGTTTTCGGCCGATGCCTGGAACAACGTGACTTTTATTGCCGGTGAAATCAAAAACCCGCGCCGGAATATCCCACTCGCCCTGTTTTTCGGCACGCTGATCGTGACGGTCATTTACGCCCTCGCCAACGTGGCGTACCTGTCGATGCTGCCGCTAAAAGGATCGCCCGAGGCCGCTGATGTACTGGGCCGGGGGATTCAGTTTGCCGAGTATGACCGGGTAGCTACGGCGGCCGTATCGACCATCTTCGGCGATGTGGCCGTTGCCATTATGGCCGTGCTGATCATGATCTCGACGTTTGGGTGCAATAATGGGCTTATTCTGGCGGGGGCTCGGTTGTACTATGCCATGGCCAAAGATGGTCTGTTTATCAAGCAGGCGGCCACGCTCAACAAGAACTCGGTACCTTCAACGGCGCTGTGGTTGCAGTGCCTGTGGGCTTCACTGCTCTGCCTTTCGGGCACCTACGGCGACCTGCTCGACTATTGTACGTTTACCTCGCTCCTGTTTTACATTGTCACAATTGGCGGGCTGTTTATCCTTCGCCGGAAAGAACCCGAAGCCGAGCGGCCCTACCGGGCGTTTGGATACCCGCTGGTTCCGGCGCTGTACATCATTGCCGGTACGGCCATCTGCGTGATTCTGCTAATGGAAAAGACCTTCAACACGGGCATGGGCTTACTGATTGCCGGGCTGGGTGTGCCGGTTTTTTACTTCACCCAACGCCGAAAAAACTGA
- a CDS encoding APC family permease yields MTPPIHKIGWRTACSLVIANMVGTGVFTSLGFQLAAVQNTWSILLLWTLGGVLALIGAFTFAELGTHYPDEKGGDYVFISKGLHPLLGYLSAWVSLVGGFAAPVAIAGKAMESYLEPFGLAYPRLLTVGLILVIGVIHSITLRHSSLFQNATTLIKMAFVGVVLAIGFYVAPLAGNALDWGSGYQQEVFTSPFAVSLLYVTYAYTGWNAAAYIVSEIREPGRNLPKALLLGSLVVTVLYVALQLVFLRLSSVEQLTGQADVAVVAFGGRFGDTAGRWISIGIAFQLVATMSSYIWIGGRVTSRMARDFPLWSYFRHENSHHIPVRAIWLQILLTLVLLFSGTLEQVLLCTSFVLQLMGTLAIASLLRTERLPTDFPSPFRPWLQWAYIAFSLCVLGFIAYDRPIESFTGLGIVGVGSLTYWIKRPTA; encoded by the coding sequence ATGACCCCACCGATTCATAAAATTGGCTGGCGAACGGCCTGCTCCTTAGTGATTGCCAACATGGTCGGCACGGGCGTATTTACGAGTCTGGGCTTTCAGCTGGCGGCCGTGCAAAACACCTGGTCTATTTTATTGCTCTGGACGCTGGGCGGGGTGCTGGCCCTGATCGGGGCGTTTACTTTTGCCGAGCTGGGTACCCACTATCCCGACGAAAAAGGGGGCGACTACGTCTTTATTTCCAAAGGGCTCCACCCCTTGCTGGGGTATTTATCGGCCTGGGTGTCGCTGGTGGGTGGCTTTGCGGCCCCGGTTGCCATTGCAGGCAAAGCCATGGAGTCGTACCTCGAACCGTTTGGACTGGCCTACCCGCGTCTGCTCACGGTGGGGCTCATTCTGGTCATTGGCGTTATTCATTCCATTACCCTGCGTCACAGCAGCCTGTTCCAAAACGCCACTACGCTTATCAAAATGGCGTTTGTGGGCGTGGTGCTGGCCATTGGATTTTACGTAGCCCCGCTGGCTGGCAACGCCCTCGACTGGGGCAGCGGGTATCAGCAGGAAGTGTTTACAAGCCCCTTTGCCGTTTCGTTGTTGTACGTCACCTACGCCTACACGGGCTGGAACGCGGCCGCCTACATCGTTTCCGAAATTCGGGAGCCGGGGCGCAACCTGCCCAAAGCCCTGTTGCTGGGTTCGCTGGTGGTCACGGTGCTGTACGTGGCCCTGCAACTGGTGTTTTTGCGGCTGTCGTCGGTTGAGCAGCTGACCGGTCAGGCCGACGTGGCCGTGGTGGCTTTCGGCGGGCGGTTTGGCGATACGGCGGGCCGCTGGATTAGCATTGGCATCGCTTTTCAGCTGGTGGCTACCATGAGCTCATACATCTGGATTGGGGGGCGCGTTACGAGCCGCATGGCCCGCGACTTCCCGCTTTGGTCTTATTTTCGGCACGAAAACAGCCATCATATCCCCGTTCGGGCCATCTGGTTGCAGATTTTGCTCACGTTGGTGCTACTTTTTTCGGGAACGCTGGAACAGGTTCTACTCTGTACATCGTTTGTTCTGCAACTGATGGGGACACTGGCCATCGCCAGCCTGCTCCGTACCGAACGCCTACCCACCGACTTCCCGAGCCCGTTTCGCCCCTGGTTACAGTGGGCCTACATTGCCTTCAGCCTGTGTGTGCTGGGGTTCATTGCCTACGACCGACCGATAGAAAGCTTTACGGGGCTGGGGATTGTAGGAGTTGGTAGTCTTACGTACTGGATAAAGCGGCCTACGGCTTAG
- a CDS encoding type II toxin-antitoxin system Phd/YefM family antitoxin, which translates to MTTFSAQEARQHFSEVINKAGFAKEPVIITRSGKNVVAVISYDDYEFFRQLEDKFDGELAMERINQKNKRYSLEEVEAQLGL; encoded by the coding sequence ATGACAACATTTTCAGCGCAGGAAGCGCGCCAACACTTTTCAGAAGTAATTAACAAGGCAGGATTTGCAAAGGAGCCCGTGATTATTACCCGTTCGGGTAAAAACGTGGTGGCGGTCATCTCGTATGATGACTACGAATTTTTCCGCCAACTGGAGGATAAATTCGATGGCGAACTGGCGATGGAGCGAATTAATCAAAAGAATAAACGCTACTCGCTGGAAGAGGTTGAGGCCCAGCTGGGCCTATAA